GGCGTTGGACAGCTGCGCGATGCCGACCTGCACGGTCCGGTTCTCGGGCGAGTTCGTCACGAGGAGCGGCCAGAAGAACCCGTTCCAGGCGGCGGTCGCGCTGACGAGCGTCACGGAGACGAGCGTCGGACGGGTGACGGGCAGGAGCATCGACCGGATGAACCGGAAGTGCCCGGCGCCGTCGAGCACGGCGGCCTCGTGCAGTTCGGCGGGGAAGGACAGGAACGCCTGCCGGAACAGGAAGATCGTCAGCGCCGAGGCGACGAACGGCAGGAACACGACGAGCAGGGTGTCGATGAGGTGCCAGGACGCGACCGTGAGGTAGTTCGCGATCAGGGTCGTCTCGCCGGGGATCATCATGCTCGCGAGCAGCACGAGGAAGATCGCCCGGGTCCCGCGGAGCCGGCAGAACACCAGGGCGTACGCGGTGACGATGCCGATGACGACCTGCAACGTCGTCTGGGCGAGCGTGACGACGATGCTGTTGAGGAACTGCCGACCGAGCGGTGCGACCTGCAGTGCCCGCTCGACGTTGCCGAGGTCGAGGTGGATCGGCACGAGTCCCGGGAGCCCCTGGTGCAGGTACTCGGACGGGGTGAGCGCCCCCTCGAAGACGTAGTACAGCGGGAAGCAGACGACCACGACGGCGACGATCAGCCAGACGTGCAGCAGGGTGCTGCGGACGCGTCGTGCGGTGCGCGGGCCCATCAGTAGTGCACCCGCTTCTCGAGCACGCCGAACTGTACGAGCGACAGCGCGAGGACGAGCAGGAAGAGCACGACCCCGAGGGCGGCGGCGAGCCCGAAGTTGGCGCTCGCCGACCCGAACGCCTGCTGGTAGATCGCGTAGACGAGGGTCTTCGACGAGTCCGCCGGTCCCCCGCCGGTCAGGATCTGGATCTGCCCGAACGTCGTCAGGGCCTCGACCGTGCCGGTGACGACGACGAAGAACAGCGTCGGCGTGACGAGCGGCAGCGACACCGACCAGAACGCCCGGAGGGGTCCGGCACCGTCGAGCTGGGCCGCCTCGACGACCTCGGGGTCGATCGCCCCGAACGCCCCGAGGAGCAGCAGGACGGTGAAGCCGAGCGACCCCCACGCGGTGACGACGATCACGCTGAACAGCGCCCAGTGTGTGCTCGTCAGCCACGGCACCGGGGTCCCGCCGAACTGCTGCACGACGGTGTCGACGAGACCGGTCCCCGGCGCGAGCATCGCGGCGAAGGCGACGGACGCGGCCGACACCGAGACGACCATCGGGGACGTCAGGAGCGCCCGGTAGACCGGCATGCCGCGGAGCTTCGCGGTGAGCGGCACCACGATGAGCAGCCCGAACACCACCCGGGCGGCGACGACCCCGGCGCAGAACACCGCGGTGTTGAGCATCGTCCGACCGAACGCCGGGTCGGTGAGGGTCCTGACGTAGTTCTGCAGGCCGACCGAGCCGGCGGGCTGCCCGAAGATGTCGGTGCCCTGCGTGCTGAGGAGGAGCACCCGGCCGAGCGGCCAGAAGACGAAGACCGCGAAGACGAGCAGCGCGGGCAGGAGCAGCACGACGCCGACGCGTCGGTCGGCTCGGTGCCAGGAGCGGGTGGCCGGGGCGGACCGCTGGCGACCGGCGACGAGGCCGGGCCGGACGGAGACCGTCATGGTGGGGACTCCTCGGGTTAGGGAACGTTCCCGATCTGGGGACGACACCACTGTGGAGGCGCGGCCGCGGCGGTCGCAAGCGAGGTCGACGTCCCGCCGCCCGCCGTTCACGCAGTGTTCGACACCGGGCCCGGACGGGGCGTCGTGGACCCCGGACCGTCGCCGGAGTTCACCCGTGGGACGGCCGCGCGACGCCGGGGGTTCCGCGTCCAGCGCCGCGGGCGTCGTACACCGGGGACATGACCGAACCCACCCCGACCGTGCCCCCTCGCACCGGGCGCCTCCGCACCGAACTCCCCTGCACCGACCCGCCGGCACCCGCCGTCCTCCGCCGCGCCGCCGAGGACGCCGCGCGCGCCGTCGCCCCGTCGCTCCTGAGTGCCTTCCGCTCCGACGTCGTCGTGCACACGAAGCGCGACGCTCACGACGTCGTGACCGAGCACGACCGGGCCGCCGAGCGTGCCCTGACCGGACTCCTGACGACGGCCGTCCCCGGGTCGACGGTCCTGGGCGAGGAGGGCACCGTCGGTCCCGCTCCCGAGGGCGCCCGGGTGCGCTGGATCGTCGACCCGATCGACGGCACCGCCAACTTCGCCCGGGGCCTGGCGTACTGGTGCGTCTCGATCGCGGCCGAGGTGGACGGGACGGTCGTCGCCGGCGTGGTGCTCGACCCCGTCGCGGACCACGCGTTCGGCGCGGACGACACCGGCGCGTTCCTGGACGGCCGACCGATGCGGTCCGTCTCGGGACCGGCGCAGGACGCCACGGTGCTGACGAGCTTCCCGGTGCAGCAGGACCTCGAGCTGCTCGGCGAGACCGCCGCGTTCGGCCTGCTCCGGGACCTGACCCTGGACTTCCGGCACCACCACAGCACCGGGAGCGGCGCGCTCAACCTGGTGCACGTCGCCGCCGGGTGGTCCGACGTCACGCTGGGCTTCGCGACGCACCCCTGGGACGTCGCCGCCGGCGCGCTGGTGCTCGAACGTGCCGGCGGTCGCTTCCGCGGCTTCCGCCACGGCGTCCCGACGGATCGCGCGGTCGACGCCGAGGACTACGTCGCGGTCGGGGCCGGCGACCCCCACGAGCGACTGGTCACCCGGGTCGCAGCCCTCTCCGCCACCGTCACCCGCGCGGGCTGAGGACGAGCGGGGCCGCACGGACGGACCCCCGCTGCTCGAGCCGGGTCGGGAGCACCTCGTGCCGCTCGACCCGGCGCCCGCGGAGCCGCTCGACGACGAGCTCCACCACGCGGGCACCCATCCGGGCACGCGGTTGGTCGACGGTCGTCAGGTCGAGCCGCCCGGCGAGGGCGGTCCCGTCGAACCCCGTCACCGAAGCGATGCCCGGCAACCGGAGGCCGACACCGGCGGCCGCGGAGACCAGCCGCGCGGCCGTCGCGTCGTTGGCGGTCACGAACGCCGTCACCCCGTCGCCGAGCAGTCGGGCGATCCGCGCCGGGTCGGCGACGAGCGACCCGACGTCCTCGGCGCGGCCGTCGGTCGGCAGCAGCGCCACGGCCGCGCCGTACGCCCGCCCGCGCCTGGTGGTCGACGGGTGCTCGGTCTCGCCGACGAAGCACGTGCGCACGTGGCCCGCCGCCGCCAGGTGCAGCACGAGCTCCCGCATCCCGGACTCCTCGTCCGAGCGGACCGTGTCCACCCCGCGGCCGGCGAGCGCCTCGCCGGCCGACCCGAGGACCGCGACCGGCAGGTCCGCCGCGGCCGCGGCGAGCGCGGCTGGCGGGAGCCGGCTGCTGACCACCGCGACCCCGAGCACCCCGTCGGCCGACCCGGCGGACGTGTGCAGTGCCTCCAGGCCGGATACCAGGCGGTCGTCGTCACGGAACGCATCGACGACCCGGAGCGCGAACCCCAGGGTGTCCGCGGTGGCCTGCGCGCTGCGCAGGACCTCCGCGTGGAACGGGTTGGCCCGCTCGGTCAGCAGGAGGCCCAGCACGAGCGGTGCGCCGGCTGCGCGACGTCGCGCCAGCGACCCGACCGGGAGGCCCAGCTCGTCCGCGGCGCGCACGGCCAGTTCCCGACGTGGTGCGGACACGCCGTCGTCGCCCCGCAGGGCGAGCGACACGAGCGAGCGGGACATGCCGGTCCGGCGCGCGACGTCGCGCAGCGTCGCGGTCACGGCGTGCGGAGCTTCCAGGTGCGGACGTGCTCCCACGTCATCGTCTGCCACCAGCGCCCCGTCCAGTCGGGGCTCGCGGTGCGGCAGAGCACGACGGTGTCGCCGACGAAGTCCGACGGCACCGGGACGTCGAGGCCGCGGATGAACTCGCCGACCTCGTCGTGCAGGTCCGGCCGGACGTACAGGTCGTGCGACGCGAGCGACAGGTGCGGGCGGTAGCGCTCCGGGTCGTGGTCGTTCGGCAGCGGCGCGTTCATCGACCGGCGGAACGGGGCCACGGCCGCGTCGACGTCGATCGCGAGCTGGTCGAACGCGGTGTTCCGCGAACCGTCCGGGTTCGTGGCGACGTCGTACACGTAGCCGATGCCCTGCTCGCGGACCCCGGCGTTGTGCACCGGGAAGCCGGGTCGACCGTCGAGCAGCGCGGTGAGGGCGTCGATCACCTCGGACTCGGCGGACCCGAACGGCTGGCTGCCGATCAGGGTGGCGTGGGGCGGGAACGCGCCGGAGGACACCAGGCCGTACTGGGCGCGGAGCTGGTCGGTGACGACGGTGACCGCGCGGCAGGTCCGGGGGTCTGGACGCAGGTAGACGCCGTAGCGGTAGGGGTCGCTGTCGTCGCGGGCGCCCTTGGCGGTGACGGCGGGGGCGGTCGCCGCAGAGGTGTCGAGGGTGGTGGGGGTCGGCATGCTCGTCCTGTTCGTCGCGGTTTCGGGAACGTTCCCCATCGTGGTGGGGATCGTTCCCGAGCGCACCCCTCCCCGCGGTGACGAAGCGGTGAACGACCGGTGTCGGCTGGGTCGCTGCGCGGTCAGGCGCTGGCGAGCGTGCGGCCGGGGACGAACTCCCCGTCGACGGCGACGTGCGCGGCGTTCGCCCGGCTGGCGTCGACCTGGTCGACGACGGCGTCGACCGCCATCGTGCCGATCACGTCGAGCGGCTGCCGCCACGAGGTGATCCCGAACAGCTCCGTGTCGTACGGCCGGATGCCGTCGTAGCCCGTGACCGAGAAGTCCTGCGGCGCCGAGAGCCCGCGGCGCCGCAGTGCCTCGAGGACCCCGACGGCGTAGTGGTCGCTCGGCGCCATGATCGCCGACACCCCGCCCGCCGAGATCACGGCCGCGACGAACGAGTCGAGCGCGCGGGGGTCGTTGCCGTGGTCCTCGGCACGGATCCGCAGGACGTCGACCCCGCGGGACCGGAGCCGTCGGGCCATCGCGTCGGTCCGGGCCGACTGGGTGAGGGAGCCCGCGGCGCTGATCGTGAGCACCGCGACGCGCACGTGCCCGGCGTCGGCGACGTGGTCTGCGAGTGCTCGGCCGCCGCCGCGCTCGTCGCAGTAGACGCTGCTGACCGACGGGTCGCGCTCCGGACGTCCGGCGATCACCGTGGGGATGCGTCGGGCGAACGGCAGGACGTCCTCCACCGGCAGGGCGCCGCTGCAGACGATGAGCCCCTCGACCCGGAGCGACACGAGGGTCTCGAGCGCGCGGCGTTCCTCGGCGAGCGGGAACGACCCGGCGCCCGTCGCAGTGACCGCCCGGTAGCCGCGGGCCGCCGCCTGCAGCTGGAACGCCGTGAGCAGGTGCCCGTAGAACGGCGTCGCGGCGTCGCGGACGAACACCCCGACCGTGTGCGTGCGGTGGGCGGACATCCCGCGGGCGTTCGCGTTCGCGACGTACCCGAGCTCGACCGCGGCGCGCTTGACCCGCTCGACGGTCGCCGGCGCCACCCCGTACGCCCCGGCGAGCGCCCGGGACACGACGGACTTCGACACCCCGGCGAGCGCCGCCACGTCGTGGATGGTCGGCACGGCGTGCAGGCCGCTCACGTCGCACGCCGTCGGGTTCGGAGGGTCACACCCGTCACGCTAGTGGCGATCCCCGGTCGAGCGGGGCCGGGAGTGGTGAACAGTTCCCGTGGCTCAGGCCGAGGGTCCCCGGCCGGCCACGGTGCGCAGCCCGCGGAGGTACTGCCCGCCCGTCTCGACGGTGTCGATGCGGCCGAGGCGGTACCCCAGCGGCACGTCCCGCCAGGAGGCGTCCGGCCGTACCTCGTGCAGGTACACCCACCGCCGGGTCACCTCGTGAAGCAGCCCGATCCACAGCGCGTCGAGTCGCTGGTCCGTCTGTATCCCGATCAGCTCTCCCTCGGCGGCGATCGTGCGGAGGACGCCGGCGGTCGTGTCGAGGTCGATGCCCGCCGGGACCAGCGACGACGGTGGCCACTCTGGACGGAGCCGGGCGGCGCGTGCCGCGAACGTGGTGTCGCGCCTGACGCTGTGCACCTCACGCAACCGGATCGCGATCAGGCCGTCGAACGCGCCACCGTCGGCCAGCGGGGCCATCAGGACCCACTTCGCGCCGACGCGGAGCACGAAGCCGGAGTACCGGGACTCCCGCTCGGTGCGACGCACGACGCGCACCACGTGGTCTGCCCCGACGGCCTCGTCGAGCCGACGACGGATCTTCTTCGACTTCACGGGCTCACGGTACCGAGTGCGATGCCGTCGGCGGACCACGGCGGGGTAACGTTCCCGCATGACCACCCCGGGCGTGCAGTACGACGCCGTCCTGCTCGCCGGGGGTCGGGCGTCGCGGATGAGCGGCATCGACAAGACGGCCCTGGTCGCCGACGGCCTGGCACTGTCGGACCACGCGGTCGCCGCGGCAGCCAGGGCCCGCAGCGTCGTGCTCGTCGGGCTCCGGGAGGGCCGGACCGCGCCGGACGGGGTCGTCGTCACGCGCGAGGAACCGCCGTTCGGCGGACCGGTGGCCGGGATCGCCGCGGGGCTCGAGGCGGTCCCCGCGCCCGCGCCGTGGACGCTCGTGCTCGCGTGCGACCTCGTGCGGCCCGAGCGGGCGGTCGACGCGCTGCTGCGGTCGGCGGACGACACCGTCGACGCCGACGGCTTCGTCGCCGTGGACGAGGACGGGCGTCGGCAGCCACTCCTCGCCCTCTACCGGTCGTCCGCACTGCGTGACGCCGTCCGGGCGCTCGGCGACCCGACCGACGCTGCCGTGCGGCGACTGACCGCGGGGCTCCGGCTCGTCGAGGTGCCGCTGTCCGGCGGTCTCTGTGCGGACGTGGACGAACCGGCGGACGCCGCCCGGGTCACGGGGACGAGCGGGCTGCTTGACTGACCGCATGACCACAGACGACGTCCTCGCCGCATGGACCGCAGAGCTCGCCGAGGCGCTCGGGTTCCCCGAGGACTTCACGCTCGACCGCGACGTCGTGCTCGACCTCGCCCGGGACGCCGCGCACGGTGTCGCCCGGCCCGCCGCCCCGCTCACGACGTTCCTGGTCGGCTACGCCGCTGGGCTCCGGGGCGGCTCGACGGCGGACGTGGAGGCCGCTGCGGCGACCGCGACCCGCGCCGCCCTCGCCCGCGGAGCCGACAGCAGCGGTACGGGCAGCGAACCGGGCACGCAACCGGGCACCGACGCGAGCACCGCTTCCGGCACCGACGCCGGCGCCCGGTGACGGCGGTCCTGCTCCCCTGGCAGGCCGCGCGCGCCGAGGCGCACCGGCAGGGCGTCCGACTGACGGCGGACCTCGCGGCGTCCGGCCCCGGGTTCGGGTCGGATCCCCTGCGACTCGACCTCGCGGCGGCGATCGGCCGGACGCTCGTCGGGGACCTCGTCGCCCCGGGGGACGTCCCCGGCCACGACGGGGCCGCGATGGACGGGTGGGCGGTCGCGGGCGACGGGCCGTGGACGCTCGGCGCGGGCATCGTCGCGGGGGCCGTGCCGTCGACGGAAACCCTGGCCGCCGGGCACGCACGCCCGATCACGACCGGTGCACCGGTGCCGCCCGGGACGACCGCCGTGGTGCGCTCGGAGGACGCCGCGGTCGACGCCGACGGCCGGCTCGTCCGGCACACCCCCTCGGACCGCCGCCACGTCCGTCCCGCCGGCGAGGAGGTCGCCCGGCACAGCACGCTGTTCCCCGCGGGCACGGTGCTGACCCCGCCGCGGGCGGCCCTCGCGGCGGCGTCCGGCGTCGACGACGTGCTCGTCGCGCCGGCCCCGACGGCCCGGGTCGCGGTGCTCGGCGACGAGATCGTCGGCGCGGGCGTCCCACGCCCCGGCCAGGTCCGCGACGTGTTCACCCACACGCTGCCGACCGTGCTCCGGGCCTTCGGGGCCGACCCCGTCGCAGCCGAGCGCGTGTCCGACGACGCCGACGCCACCGCCCGCGTGCTCGACGGCGCGCAGGAGCGGATCGTCGTCACGACCGGCGGCACGGCGGGGTCCTCGACGGACCACGTCCGCGGCGCGCTCGCCCGGATCGGCGCCGAGCTGCTGGTCGACCGGGTCGCCGTCCGCCCCGGTCGGCCGATGCTCCTCGCCCGTCGCGGGGCGACCGTCTACCTGTGCCTGCCGGGCAACCCGATGGCGGCGATGGTCGGGGCGGTGCTGCTCGGCGGCCCGCTCGTCGCGGGCGTGCTCGGACGCGCACCGGAGCCGACGGGGTCCGTCCGACTGGCCGTCGACGTCCCGAACGAACGGCCGGATGACCTCGTCCTCGCGTACCGGGACACTCCAGGGGGAGCCGTGCCGGCCGCGCACCAGACGTCGGCGATGCTCCGGGGCCTGGCCGACGCCGACGGACTGATGGTCGTCGCGTCCGGGGGCCGCGTGGCGGGCGAGGCCGTGCCTCCCGTCCGGCTGCCGTGGACCCGGTGACCGCAGCTCGGTGAGAACAGCCCTGTGGAGAACCGCGCGTTCCCACCGCGAACCGCACCACGCTGGCGGGGTCACCGCCTCGGGTGGTAGACCCGGACCATGAGCCGGATCACGGCGCGGAAGCGCGTCACCCGCATCACCGTCGCGACGTCCCGGTCGGTGCGTGACGACCTGCTCGCCGTCGAGGAACCGCTGGAGATCCGCGTCGGCGGGAACTCGCTCGCGATCACGATGCGGACGCCGGGCAACGACGTCGACCTGGCGGCGGGGTTCCTGGTGTCCGAGGGGGTCATCGCCCGGGGCGAGGACTTCGCCGCCGCGCGGTACTGCGCGGGTGCCACGGACGAGGGCCTGAACACCTACAACCTGCTCGACGTCACGCTCGCGGCGGGCGTCCCCGCCCCGGACCCCAGCCTGGAACGGGCGTTCTACACGACGAGCTCCTGCGGGCTGTGCGGCAAGGCGAGCATCGACGCAGTCCGGACGACCTCGCAGCACGCGGTGCACCACGACGACCTGGTGCTCGACCCGGCGCTCCTCGCGACGTTCCCCGACCGGCTCCGGGCGGCGCAGGACATGTTCGAGAAGACCGGTGGGCTGCACGCCGCGGCGCTGTTCGACGGGCGGAGCGGCGAGATGCTCGTCCTCCGCGAGGACGTCGGGCGCCACAACGCGGTCGACAAGGTCGTCGGGTGGGCGGTCAAGGAAGGCAGACTGCCCCTGAGCGGCACCGTCCTGATGGTGTCGGGCCGCGCGAGCTTCGAGTTGACACAGAAGGCGTCGATGGCAGGGATCCCGGTCCTGGCGGCGGTGTCGGCACCCTCGTCGCTCGCCGTCGACCTGGCGAAGGAGGTCGGCATCACGATCATCGGCTTCCTGCGCGGCCAGAGCATGGTCGTCTACAGCCGGCCCGAGCGGATCGTCGAACCAGCAACCGCCCCTCGAGAGACAGTGAGCGCCCCGTGACCGAGCAGCCCCCGAAGGACGACGTGACCGACGCCGAGATGACGGTCGGCGAACCCAAGGACTGGGCGGCCGGCGTCCCCGGCGTCCTGCACTCGATGGGCCCCGCGATCGAGCAGCTCGGGCTCGCGCGCACCGCCAAGCTCATGCTCTCCCTGAACCAGAAGGGCGGCTTCGACTGCATGAGCTGCGCCTGGCCGGACCCGGACAAGCGCAAGACGGCCGAGTTCTGCGAGAACGGCGGCAAGGCCGTCGTTTGGGAGGCGACTCCGGTGCTCGTCCCGCGGGAGTTCTGGGCCGAACACTCCGTCGGCGACCTCGCCGACAAGACCGAGTACTGGCTCGGCATGCAGGGCCGCCTGACCGAACCGGTGTGGAAGCCCGCCGGCAAGGACCACTACGAACCGGTCAGTTGGGAGCGGGCGTTCCGGATCATCGCCGACAAGCTGAACGGCCTGTCGAGCCCGGACGAGGCATCGTTCTACACCTCGGGACGCACGAGCAACGAAGCGGCGTTCGTCTACCAGCTGTTCGTCCGGGCCTTCGGCACGAACAACCTGCCCGACTGCTCGAACATGTGCCACGAGTCCACGAGCCTGGCGATGGCCGAGACCGTCGGCATCGGGAAGTCGACCATCGCGTACGACGACTTCGAGCACACCGAGCTCATCATCGTGATGGGCCAGAACCCCGGCACGAACCACCCCCGCATGCTCACCGCGCTCGAGGACGCCAAGCGCAACGGCGCCGAGATCGTCGCGGTGAACCCCCTGCCCGAGGCCGGCCTGCGCCGCTACAAGAACCCGCAGCGCGTCCGCGGCGTCGTCGGGCACGGCACCGAGATCGCCGACCAGTTCCTGCAGATCCGGCTCGGCGGCGACATGGCGCTGCTGCAGGCGATCGCGAAGCGCGTGGTCCTCGCCGAGCAGCGCACGCCCGGGTCCGTCGTGGACCACGCGTTCATCGAGAAGCACACGAGTGGGTACGACGCGTTCGTCGAGCACATCCTGCAGGTCGACGACGACGAGGTCGTCCGCGCCACCGGCCTGACGATCGAGGAGATCGACGAGCTCGCGGAGCGGTACCTGCGGTCCGAGCGCACGATCATCACGTGGGCGATGGGCATCACGCAGCACACCAAGGCCGTCGACACGATCAAGGAGATCATCAACCTCCTGCTCCTCCGCGGGAACATCGGCCGACCCGGCGCCGGCGCCTCGCCGATCCGCGGGCACAGCAACGTGCAGGGCGACCGGACGATGGGCATCTGGGAGCAGATGCCGGACTCGTTCCTCGACGCCCTGGCGAAGGAGTTCCACTTCGAGCCGCCCCGCGAGCACGGGGTCGACGCCCTGAAGGGCATCCACGCGATGCAGCGCGGCGACATCCGGTTCTGGATGGGCATGGGCGGCAACCTCGTCGCCGCGATCTCGGACAGCCAGCTCGCCGAGCAGGCGTTCCGCGGCACCGAGATGACCGTCCAGGTGTCCACGAAGCTCAACCGTTCGCACGCCGTCGTCGGGCGGGAAGCCCTGATCCTGCCGACCATGGGCCGCACCGAGATCGACGTCCAGGCTGCCGGCCCGCAGTTCGTCTCGGTCGAGGACACCGTCTGCTCCGTGCACGGCAGCCACGGGCAGGTCCCGCCGGTCGCCCCCGGCCTGCTCTCCGAGGTCGCGATCGTGTGCGAGCTCGCG
The Curtobacterium citreum genome window above contains:
- a CDS encoding carbohydrate ABC transporter permease, yielding MGPRTARRVRSTLLHVWLIVAVVVVCFPLYYVFEGALTPSEYLHQGLPGLVPIHLDLGNVERALQVAPLGRQFLNSIVVTLAQTTLQVVIGIVTAYALVFCRLRGTRAIFLVLLASMMIPGETTLIANYLTVASWHLIDTLLVVFLPFVASALTIFLFRQAFLSFPAELHEAAVLDGAGHFRFIRSMLLPVTRPTLVSVTLVSATAAWNGFFWPLLVTNSPENRTVQVGIAQLSNAEASDVGVVLAGAAMVTLPVLLLVLVTQRFLAGGITAGALK
- a CDS encoding carbohydrate ABC transporter permease → MTVSVRPGLVAGRQRSAPATRSWHRADRRVGVVLLLPALLVFAVFVFWPLGRVLLLSTQGTDIFGQPAGSVGLQNYVRTLTDPAFGRTMLNTAVFCAGVVAARVVFGLLIVVPLTAKLRGMPVYRALLTSPMVVSVSAASVAFAAMLAPGTGLVDTVVQQFGGTPVPWLTSTHWALFSVIVVTAWGSLGFTVLLLLGAFGAIDPEVVEAAQLDGAGPLRAFWSVSLPLVTPTLFFVVVTGTVEALTTFGQIQILTGGGPADSSKTLVYAIYQQAFGSASANFGLAAALGVVLFLLVLALSLVQFGVLEKRVHY
- a CDS encoding inositol monophosphatase family protein, producing MTEPTPTVPPRTGRLRTELPCTDPPAPAVLRRAAEDAARAVAPSLLSAFRSDVVVHTKRDAHDVVTEHDRAAERALTGLLTTAVPGSTVLGEEGTVGPAPEGARVRWIVDPIDGTANFARGLAYWCVSIAAEVDGTVVAGVVLDPVADHAFGADDTGAFLDGRPMRSVSGPAQDATVLTSFPVQQDLELLGETAAFGLLRDLTLDFRHHHSTGSGALNLVHVAAGWSDVTLGFATHPWDVAAGALVLERAGGRFRGFRHGVPTDRAVDAEDYVAVGAGDPHERLVTRVAALSATVTRAG
- a CDS encoding LacI family DNA-binding transcriptional regulator, whose amino-acid sequence is MTATLRDVARRTGMSRSLVSLALRGDDGVSAPRRELAVRAADELGLPVGSLARRRAAGAPLVLGLLLTERANPFHAEVLRSAQATADTLGFALRVVDAFRDDDRLVSGLEALHTSAGSADGVLGVAVVSSRLPPAALAAAAADLPVAVLGSAGEALAGRGVDTVRSDEESGMRELVLHLAAAGHVRTCFVGETEHPSTTRRGRAYGAAVALLPTDGRAEDVGSLVADPARIARLLGDGVTAFVTANDATAARLVSAAAGVGLRLPGIASVTGFDGTALAGRLDLTTVDQPRARMGARVVELVVERLRGRRVERHEVLPTRLEQRGSVRAAPLVLSPRG
- a CDS encoding 2'-5' RNA ligase family protein — translated: MPTPTTLDTSAATAPAVTAKGARDDSDPYRYGVYLRPDPRTCRAVTVVTDQLRAQYGLVSSGAFPPHATLIGSQPFGSAESEVIDALTALLDGRPGFPVHNAGVREQGIGYVYDVATNPDGSRNTAFDQLAIDVDAAVAPFRRSMNAPLPNDHDPERYRPHLSLASHDLYVRPDLHDEVGEFIRGLDVPVPSDFVGDTVVLCRTASPDWTGRWWQTMTWEHVRTWKLRTP
- a CDS encoding LacI family DNA-binding transcriptional regulator — its product is MSGLHAVPTIHDVAALAGVSKSVVSRALAGAYGVAPATVERVKRAAVELGYVANANARGMSAHRTHTVGVFVRDAATPFYGHLLTAFQLQAAARGYRAVTATGAGSFPLAEERRALETLVSLRVEGLIVCSGALPVEDVLPFARRIPTVIAGRPERDPSVSSVYCDERGGGRALADHVADAGHVRVAVLTISAAGSLTQSARTDAMARRLRSRGVDVLRIRAEDHGNDPRALDSFVAAVISAGGVSAIMAPSDHYAVGVLEALRRRGLSAPQDFSVTGYDGIRPYDTELFGITSWRQPLDVIGTMAVDAVVDQVDASRANAAHVAVDGEFVPGRTLASA
- the mobA gene encoding molybdenum cofactor guanylyltransferase — protein: MTTPGVQYDAVLLAGGRASRMSGIDKTALVADGLALSDHAVAAAARARSVVLVGLREGRTAPDGVVVTREEPPFGGPVAGIAAGLEAVPAPAPWTLVLACDLVRPERAVDALLRSADDTVDADGFVAVDEDGRRQPLLALYRSSALRDAVRALGDPTDAAVRRLTAGLRLVEVPLSGGLCADVDEPADAARVTGTSGLLD
- a CDS encoding DUF6457 domain-containing protein, producing MTTDDVLAAWTAELAEALGFPEDFTLDRDVVLDLARDAAHGVARPAAPLTTFLVGYAAGLRGGSTADVEAAAATATRAALARGADSSGTGSEPGTQPGTDASTASGTDAGAR
- a CDS encoding molybdopterin molybdotransferase MoeA translates to MTAVLLPWQAARAEAHRQGVRLTADLAASGPGFGSDPLRLDLAAAIGRTLVGDLVAPGDVPGHDGAAMDGWAVAGDGPWTLGAGIVAGAVPSTETLAAGHARPITTGAPVPPGTTAVVRSEDAAVDADGRLVRHTPSDRRHVRPAGEEVARHSTLFPAGTVLTPPRAALAAASGVDDVLVAPAPTARVAVLGDEIVGAGVPRPGQVRDVFTHTLPTVLRAFGADPVAAERVSDDADATARVLDGAQERIVVTTGGTAGSSTDHVRGALARIGAELLVDRVAVRPGRPMLLARRGATVYLCLPGNPMAAMVGAVLLGGPLVAGVLGRAPEPTGSVRLAVDVPNERPDDLVLAYRDTPGGAVPAAHQTSAMLRGLADADGLMVVASGGRVAGEAVPPVRLPWTR
- the fdhD gene encoding formate dehydrogenase accessory sulfurtransferase FdhD, producing MSRITARKRVTRITVATSRSVRDDLLAVEEPLEIRVGGNSLAITMRTPGNDVDLAAGFLVSEGVIARGEDFAAARYCAGATDEGLNTYNLLDVTLAAGVPAPDPSLERAFYTTSSCGLCGKASIDAVRTTSQHAVHHDDLVLDPALLATFPDRLRAAQDMFEKTGGLHAAALFDGRSGEMLVLREDVGRHNAVDKVVGWAVKEGRLPLSGTVLMVSGRASFELTQKASMAGIPVLAAVSAPSSLAVDLAKEVGITIIGFLRGQSMVVYSRPERIVEPATAPRETVSAP
- a CDS encoding FdhF/YdeP family oxidoreductase, with translation MTVGEPKDWAAGVPGVLHSMGPAIEQLGLARTAKLMLSLNQKGGFDCMSCAWPDPDKRKTAEFCENGGKAVVWEATPVLVPREFWAEHSVGDLADKTEYWLGMQGRLTEPVWKPAGKDHYEPVSWERAFRIIADKLNGLSSPDEASFYTSGRTSNEAAFVYQLFVRAFGTNNLPDCSNMCHESTSLAMAETVGIGKSTIAYDDFEHTELIIVMGQNPGTNHPRMLTALEDAKRNGAEIVAVNPLPEAGLRRYKNPQRVRGVVGHGTEIADQFLQIRLGGDMALLQAIAKRVVLAEQRTPGSVVDHAFIEKHTSGYDAFVEHILQVDDDEVVRATGLTIEEIDELAERYLRSERTIITWAMGITQHTKAVDTIKEIINLLLLRGNIGRPGAGASPIRGHSNVQGDRTMGIWEQMPDSFLDALAKEFHFEPPREHGVDALKGIHAMQRGDIRFWMGMGGNLVAAISDSQLAEQAFRGTEMTVQVSTKLNRSHAVVGREALILPTMGRTEIDVQAAGPQFVSVEDTVCSVHGSHGQVPPVAPGLLSEVAIVCELAKATLGDRVPVDWQAMRDDYDVIRDHISHVVPGFEDYSRRAGSKEGFVLPNGPRDSRTFATKTGKAMITVNELEHVERPEGTLLLQTLRSHDQYNTTIYSLNDRYRGIKKGRHVVFVNPDDLAELGLTDGDHVDVETVWDDDVERVLRDYRVVAYPSARGCAAAYFPEANVLVPLDSAAKGSNTPVSKAVPVRLTRVAVPAGV